In a genomic window of Fusobacterium perfoetens ATCC 29250:
- a CDS encoding LPP20 family lipoprotein has protein sequence MKKTMFILLATTLIGCSGLQNFSTNPNNLSVICKEKIANNVDMSREIYGIGKAKISSSGQFVVEGKAREAALNQIKAKISAEVEKSFQQQMNLVDNYSKRIYNNSIKELKDYTTNVLVGNVVEKESFVADGYLYIIVTTSLEDIFKQSKFTFIEFTSDLIKRLEAIKSNVTNMEYVAPLETLNVTPIENEKGEDTLKLDEELILK, from the coding sequence ATGAAAAAAACTATGTTTATTCTACTTGCAACTACTCTAATTGGATGTAGTGGATTACAAAATTTCTCTACAAATCCCAATAATTTATCTGTAATTTGTAAAGAAAAAATAGCTAATAATGTGGATATGTCTAGGGAGATTTATGGTATTGGAAAGGCTAAAATTTCATCATCAGGTCAATTTGTAGTTGAAGGAAAGGCTAGAGAAGCAGCTTTAAATCAAATAAAAGCTAAAATTTCAGCTGAAGTAGAAAAAAGTTTCCAACAACAAATGAATTTAGTAGATAATTATTCTAAGAGAATTTATAACAATTCTATAAAAGAATTAAAAGATTATACTACTAATGTATTAGTTGGAAATGTTGTTGAAAAAGAATCTTTTGTAGCTGATGGATACTTATACATAATAGTAACAACTTCTTTAGAGGATATTTTTAAACAATCAAAATTTACTTTTATTGAATTTACTAGTGATTTAATAAAAAGATTAGAAGCTATAAAATCTAATGTAACTAATATGGAATATGTTGCACCTTTAGAAACTTTAAATGTTACTCCAATAGAAAATGAAAAAGGAGAGGACACATTAAAATTAGATGAAGAACTTATCCTTAAATAA
- the accD gene encoding acetyl-CoA carboxylase, carboxyltransferase subunit beta produces MRFFSLRKKKYATLTVKDEIDESKMLENDKKKSGITEEASELWEKCPECGEIVLKKDIGRNLYRCPSCGYYYRMSARERINLLIDGGTFIEEDANLQTEDFLGFEGYKSKVEKAEGKTGMNEAVVSGIGEIKGIKVSIAVMDFDFLGGSMGSVVGEKITRALERALEMRIPAIVVSSSGGARMYEGIVSLMQMAKTSAAVYRLKKAGIPYISIPVNPTTGGVTASFAMLGDVIITEPKALIGFAGQRVIEQTIKQKLPKGFQTSEFLLQHGMLDIISKREEMKDIVAKVLSNLV; encoded by the coding sequence ATGAGATTTTTTTCTTTAAGAAAGAAAAAGTATGCAACTTTAACAGTAAAAGACGAAATAGATGAAAGTAAAATGCTTGAAAATGATAAAAAGAAAAGTGGTATCACCGAAGAAGCTTCAGAACTTTGGGAAAAATGTCCTGAGTGTGGTGAGATAGTACTTAAGAAAGATATAGGAAGAAATCTTTATAGATGTCCTAGTTGTGGATATTATTATAGAATGAGTGCTAGAGAAAGAATAAACTTATTAATTGATGGTGGAACTTTTATAGAAGAAGATGCAAATTTACAAACAGAAGATTTTTTAGGATTTGAAGGTTATAAATCAAAAGTAGAAAAAGCTGAAGGAAAAACAGGAATGAATGAGGCTGTTGTTTCTGGTATTGGAGAAATTAAAGGAATAAAAGTAAGTATTGCTGTTATGGATTTTGACTTTTTAGGTGGAAGTATGGGTTCTGTTGTTGGAGAAAAAATTACTAGAGCTTTAGAAAGAGCTTTAGAAATGAGAATACCAGCCATAGTTGTTTCTAGTTCAGGAGGAGCTAGAATGTACGAAGGAATTGTTTCATTAATGCAAATGGCCAAAACATCAGCTGCTGTTTATCGTTTAAAAAAAGCTGGAATTCCATATATTTCTATTCCAGTAAATCCAACAACAGGAGGAGTTACAGCTTCTTTTGCTATGTTAGGTGATGTAATAATAACAGAGCCAAAAGCTTTAATTGGTTTTGCTGGACAAAGAGTTATAGAGCAAACTATCAAACAAAAACTTCCTAAAGGATTCCAAACAAGTGAGTTTTTACTTCAACATGGAATGTTAGACATAATTAGTAAAAGAGAAGAAATGAAAGATATTGTAGCTAAAGTTTTAAGTAACTTAGTTTAA
- the pfkA gene encoding 6-phosphofructokinase, translated as MRRIAILTSGGDAPGMNTAIRAAVKMAQYKGMEVYGIRRGYHGMLMDEIFLIDSRFLSGIIEKGGTALLTARCPEFKDPKYRAIAAENLKRRGIEGLIVIGGDGSYRGADLLSKEHGIKVVGLPGTIDNDIIGTDYTIGFDTCLNTILDAISKLRDTATSHERTILVEVMGRRAGDLAVHSCICGGGDGILIPEVENSIEMLAFQIKQRRNTGRLHDIVLVAEGVGNIFDVEKELKEKVTTEVRTVILGHIQRGGTPSGRDRMLATQMAVKAVELLEAGEGGVMVGVERGDVVTHPISYAWEGTKRNNILDLYRIADIFSR; from the coding sequence ATGAGAAGGATAGCTATTTTAACAAGTGGTGGAGACGCACCTGGTATGAATACAGCTATTAGAGCTGCAGTAAAAATGGCTCAATATAAAGGAATGGAAGTTTATGGTATAAGAAGAGGATATCATGGAATGTTAATGGATGAAATTTTCCTAATAGATAGTCGTTTCTTATCTGGAATAATTGAAAAAGGAGGAACAGCTCTTTTAACAGCAAGATGTCCAGAATTTAAAGACCCTAAATATAGAGCAATAGCAGCTGAAAATTTAAAAAGAAGAGGAATTGAGGGGCTTATAGTAATAGGAGGAGATGGTTCTTATAGAGGAGCAGATCTTTTAAGTAAAGAACATGGAATAAAAGTAGTTGGACTTCCAGGAACAATAGATAATGATATCATTGGAACTGATTATACTATAGGATTTGATACTTGTTTAAATACAATATTAGATGCAATTTCTAAATTAAGAGATACAGCTACTTCTCATGAAAGAACAATTCTTGTAGAAGTTATGGGAAGAAGAGCTGGCGACTTAGCTGTTCACTCTTGTATTTGTGGTGGAGGAGATGGAATCTTAATACCAGAAGTAGAAAATTCTATTGAGATGCTTGCTTTCCAAATAAAACAAAGAAGAAATACTGGAAGATTACATGATATAGTTCTTGTAGCTGAAGGTGTAGGAAATATATTTGATGTAGAAAAAGAATTAAAAGAAAAAGTTACAACAGAAGTAAGAACAGTTATTTTAGGTCATATCCAAAGAGGAGGAACTCCTAGTGGAAGAGATAGAATGTTAGCTACTCAAATGGCTGTAAAAGCTGTTGAATTATTAGAAGCTGGAGAAGGTGGAGTAATGGTTGGAGTTGAACGTGGAGATGTAGTTACTCACCCTATTTCTTATGCTTGGGAAGGAACAAAAAGAAATAATATTTTAGATTTATATCGTATTGCTGATATATTTTCTAGATAA
- a CDS encoding ATP-binding protein produces the protein MIRKIIKIDENKCDGCGACVNACHEGAIGLVNGKAKLLRDDYCDGLGDCLPSCHTGAITFEEREALPYDEAAVLSNMAKKNSNNCSNGGCPGSQSKVINHHIGCPSSNSKKIEIETDNNQNFEEGVLKSKLQQWPVQIKLVPINAPYFENSNLLIAADCTAFAYGNFHNEFIKNRITLIGCPKLDSGDYEEKLTAIIKNNNIKSLTIVRMEVPCCGGIERAAVNALKNSGKFIPWQVITISIDGKKLDI, from the coding sequence ATGATTCGTAAAATAATAAAAATAGATGAAAATAAATGTGATGGGTGTGGAGCTTGTGTCAATGCTTGTCATGAGGGAGCTATTGGTTTAGTAAATGGAAAAGCTAAACTTTTAAGAGATGATTATTGTGATGGATTAGGAGATTGTTTACCATCTTGTCATACAGGAGCTATAACTTTTGAAGAAAGAGAGGCTCTTCCATATGATGAGGCTGCTGTTTTATCAAATATGGCTAAGAAAAATTCAAATAATTGTTCTAATGGTGGGTGTCCTGGAAGTCAAAGTAAAGTTATAAATCATCATATCGGTTGTCCTAGTTCAAATTCTAAAAAAATAGAAATAGAAACTGATAACAATCAAAATTTTGAAGAAGGAGTTTTAAAAAGTAAATTACAACAATGGCCTGTTCAAATAAAATTAGTACCTATTAATGCTCCTTATTTTGAAAATTCTAATCTTCTTATAGCTGCTGATTGTACAGCCTTTGCTTATGGAAATTTTCACAATGAATTTATTAAAAATCGTATAACTTTAATTGGTTGTCCAAAATTAGATTCTGGTGATTATGAAGAAAAATTAACTGCTATAATAAAAAATAATAATATAAAATCTTTAACAATTGTTAGAATGGAAGTTCCTTGTTGTGGGGGTATTGAAAGAGCTGCTGTAAATGCTTTAAAAAATAGTGGTAAATTTATCCCTTGGCAAGTTATCACAATTTCTATTGATGGAAAAAAATTAGATATTTAA
- a CDS encoding acetyl-CoA carboxylase carboxyltransferase subunit alpha codes for MDFEKELLEIEEKIKELEEFAKNKEVDLTEEIEKQKELYREKIKEIYSNLTDWDKVSIARHPNRPNTLDYIRGITEDFVELHGDRLYGDDPAIIGGLCKIEGQKFVVIGHQKGKDINEKIRRNFGMANPEGYRKALRLMRIAQRFNIPILTLVDTAGAFPGIEAEERGQGEAIARNLMKMMGFRVPIISVIIGEGGSGGALALAVADKVFMLEHSIYSVISPEGCAAILFKNGALAEKAANNLKISAQNLKKLGIIDDIIPEPLGGAHRDILCAQINLKNAVISSISELKKINIDTLLKNRYNKFRKIGFFLEEVDEEITEKTSQIENNEEKN; via the coding sequence GTGGATTTTGAAAAAGAACTTTTAGAGATAGAAGAAAAAATAAAAGAACTTGAAGAATTTGCAAAGAATAAAGAAGTAGATTTAACAGAAGAAATTGAAAAACAAAAAGAATTGTATAGAGAAAAAATAAAAGAAATTTATTCTAATTTAACGGATTGGGATAAGGTTTCAATAGCAAGACATCCAAATAGACCAAATACTTTAGATTATATTAGAGGAATAACAGAAGATTTTGTTGAATTACATGGTGATAGACTTTATGGAGATGACCCTGCTATTATAGGTGGACTTTGTAAAATTGAGGGACAAAAATTTGTTGTTATTGGTCATCAAAAAGGTAAAGATATAAATGAAAAAATTCGTAGAAATTTTGGAATGGCAAATCCAGAAGGTTATAGAAAAGCTTTAAGACTTATGAGAATAGCTCAAAGATTTAATATTCCAATTCTTACTTTAGTAGATACAGCTGGAGCTTTTCCTGGAATTGAAGCAGAAGAAAGAGGTCAAGGAGAAGCTATAGCAAGAAATCTTATGAAAATGATGGGATTTAGAGTTCCTATTATTTCTGTTATTATTGGAGAAGGAGGAAGTGGAGGAGCTTTAGCCTTAGCAGTAGCTGATAAAGTTTTCATGTTGGAACATTCTATTTATTCAGTAATTTCTCCAGAAGGATGTGCAGCAATATTATTTAAAAATGGAGCTTTAGCTGAAAAAGCAGCTAATAATTTAAAAATATCAGCTCAAAATCTAAAAAAATTAGGAATTATAGATGATATAATTCCAGAACCATTAGGTGGAGCTCATAGAGATATTTTATGCGCACAAATTAACCTAAAAAATGCTGTTATCTCATCAATTAGTGAATTAAAGAAAATAAATATAGATACTTTACTAAAAAATAGATATAATAAATTTAGAAAAATTGGTTTTTTCTTAGAAGAAGTAGATGAAGAAATTACTGAAAAAACATCACAAATAGAAAATAATGAGGAAAAAAATTAA
- a CDS encoding Crp/Fnr family transcriptional regulator — MKEKIEFLKKLPLFFNLNDEEILKVLKFFNGYEKKFSKNNFVFEIGKPIDKIGIILSGEINIIKEDYWGNRNILNKFIKGNIFGEVFAISKSLPLNIAVETSCETTILFLDFSNFSLNLTCIDIEINKFLSNIFAISLKKNILLTEKIEHITKKSIREKILSYLSTMALKKNSNNFDIPFDRQELADYLSVERSALSRELSSMKKDGIIDYKKNNFILHK; from the coding sequence ATGAAAGAAAAAATAGAATTTTTAAAAAAATTACCTCTTTTTTTTAATCTAAATGATGAAGAAATATTAAAAGTTTTAAAATTTTTTAATGGTTATGAAAAAAAATTTTCAAAAAACAATTTTGTTTTTGAAATTGGAAAACCTATTGATAAAATTGGAATTATTTTATCAGGTGAAATAAATATTATAAAAGAAGATTATTGGGGAAATAGAAATATTTTAAATAAATTTATCAAAGGAAATATTTTTGGAGAAGTTTTTGCTATTTCAAAATCTTTACCTTTAAATATTGCTGTGGAAACTTCTTGTGAAACTACAATTTTATTTTTAGATTTTTCTAATTTTTCTTTAAATTTAACTTGTATAGATATTGAAATAAATAAATTTCTATCAAATATTTTTGCAATTTCCCTTAAGAAAAATATTTTACTTACAGAAAAAATAGAACATATTACAAAAAAATCTATAAGAGAAAAAATATTATCTTATCTCTCTACTATGGCTCTCAAAAAAAATTCAAATAATTTTGATATACCTTTTGATAGACAAGAGTTAGCTGACTATCTTTCAGTTGAAAGAAGTGCTCTTTCGAGAGAACTTAGTTCTATGAAAAAAGATGGAATTATTGATTATAAGAAAAATAATTTTATTTTACATAAATAA
- a CDS encoding DMT family transporter produces the protein MKNKKYLGAGLVCFAASLWGFDGIVLTPRLHQLSVPFVVFILHFIPFLFMSCFFGKEEIKNIKKLPKKDIFYYFCIGLFGGSLGTISIVKALFLVNFQHLTVVTLLQKTQPIFALILARIILKEKLSKNFFFLTFLAMIGGYIMTFEFALPHSSGSGNILSASLLALLAAFSFGSSTAFGKRILTNSSFRTALYTRFLFTSIITFIITLFKGDLVYFTRVTSFQWLIFITIMLTSGSMAIMIYYRGLRYIDASVATICELAFPISSVVFDYIFNGRLLTGQQFIGAVILVFTIITIGKSQK, from the coding sequence GTGAAAAACAAAAAATATTTAGGAGCGGGATTAGTATGTTTTGCTGCTTCTCTTTGGGGATTTGATGGAATTGTTTTAACTCCTAGATTACATCAATTAAGTGTTCCCTTTGTAGTTTTTATTCTACATTTTATCCCTTTTCTTTTTATGAGTTGTTTTTTTGGAAAAGAGGAAATAAAAAATATAAAAAAATTACCTAAAAAAGATATTTTTTATTATTTTTGTATAGGATTATTTGGGGGTTCTTTAGGAACAATTTCTATAGTAAAGGCTCTATTTTTAGTAAATTTTCAACATTTAACAGTTGTAACTTTATTACAAAAAACTCAGCCTATATTTGCTTTAATTTTAGCTAGAATTATTTTAAAAGAAAAATTGAGTAAGAACTTTTTCTTTTTAACATTTTTAGCTATGATTGGTGGATATATAATGACATTTGAATTTGCTTTACCTCATTCAAGTGGAAGTGGAAATATATTATCAGCTAGTTTATTGGCTTTACTTGCTGCTTTTTCGTTTGGAAGTTCTACTGCTTTTGGAAAGAGAATTTTAACTAATTCTTCTTTTAGAACAGCATTATATACAAGATTTCTTTTTACAAGTATAATTACCTTTATAATAACTTTATTTAAAGGAGATTTAGTATATTTTACAAGAGTAACTTCATTTCAATGGTTGATTTTTATAACTATAATGCTTACAAGTGGTAGTATGGCAATTATGATTTATTATAGAGGACTTAGATATATAGATGCCAGTGTAGCCACTATTTGTGAACTAGCTTTTCCAATATCATCAGTTGTGTTTGATTATATTTTTAATGGAAGATTACTAACAGGACAACAATTTATAGGTGCAGTTATTTTAGTGTTTACAATAATAACAATAGGAAAAAGTCAAAAATAA
- a CDS encoding toxin-antitoxin system YwqK family antitoxin: MKNLSLNNIKKYFILSLFLLTACTNTEKLYKNNQYRISTVNENGNGYVLNLYFNKTSIKDIFKVSSNNIDGEYKEFYPSGKLKYLINYKEGNQEGIAKKYYENGKLALEGFFIDDLPNGKFTYYFDNGNISKIENYHNGYLDGEYIEYYENNKIKIKVSYSDGYKIGDYFSYYENGKLKETGKYVAGKRNGIWKYYNENGKLISKNDYADKGYIRIE; encoded by the coding sequence ATGAAGAACTTATCCTTAAATAATATAAAAAAATACTTTATCCTTTCACTTTTTCTTTTAACTGCTTGTACTAATACAGAAAAACTTTATAAGAATAATCAATATAGAATTTCTACAGTAAATGAAAATGGAAATGGTTATGTATTAAACCTTTATTTTAATAAAACTAGCATAAAAGATATTTTTAAAGTTTCTTCTAATAATATAGATGGTGAATATAAAGAATTTTATCCTTCTGGAAAATTAAAATATTTAATAAATTACAAAGAAGGAAATCAGGAAGGAATTGCTAAAAAATATTATGAAAATGGAAAGTTAGCTTTAGAGGGATTTTTTATAGATGATTTACCTAATGGTAAATTTACTTATTATTTTGATAATGGGAATATTTCTAAAATTGAAAATTATCACAATGGATATTTAGATGGTGAATATATAGAATATTATGAAAATAATAAAATAAAAATAAAAGTTTCATATTCTGATGGTTATAAAATAGGTGATTATTTTTCTTACTATGAAAATGGAAAGTTAAAAGAAACTGGAAAATATGTAGCAGGAAAAAGAAATGGAATATGGAAATATTATAATGAAAATGGAAAATTAATCTCTAAAAATGATTATGCTGATAAAGGTTATATTAGAATAGAATAA
- a CDS encoding PolC-type DNA polymerase III, which yields MSRKILIKSRPDFFHSVGAKNLLVKEIVYEELYKKLKISCQLKDPTFLGETDIVTTDLQKKFGESLSVEFNIEYENLQITQKILTEIIEKAIEKLKLRNAVSKSFLFLYRVRVEEKNIYIELKNDMAIATLYESKINLKLETLLSEFGINDFKISFVPGDFSKEISEIEKEKENKIITLSQKLDSENEKNSQAPKEENNNQNNEKKFNAVAFRKTKEIKGKSISIDEFSEIFDNDICVIEGEVFNFEKKELKTGNLLYVMRITDNKNSVTTKMFVKPDENLEVKVGDFIKVSGRKQIDTFNENEEILLVSSLNKMEKTKTSKEDTSEEKMVELHTHSKMSEMVGVTEIGDLIKRAKSYGHTSMAITDYSVVHTFPFAFKQTKKDENFKVILGCEMYMVDDTKQMINNPKDIPIENENFVVFDLETTGLNSHEHEIIEIGAIKMEGTRIVDKFSKFVKPKRAVPEKIKNLTNITEGMLESAEPIEVVLPEFMEFVGNSTMVAHNAKFDMSFIRRDCKKILNIDYDPSVIDTLQMARDIFPDLKGYGLGHLTKKLGVALESHHRAVDDSQATAGMFKIFLEKYYEKGVKKVSEINGTFPINIQKQDTINIIVLAKNLVGLKNIYKLVSFAHKDNFGNKKPRVKKSEILAHRDGIFVGACNTVHFMNNGELAINYLDYNFKEMEKAVDFYDYVELLPKENYNEFIEEDGTNRIMSYKAIEEMNKYLYDLAKRHNKLVTGSSNVHYLEREEKDIRSILLYGSGNVFNERQYTIDNGFYFRTTDELLKEFSYLGEDIAHEIVITNTNKISNEIEKVQPIPDGFYPPELDNAENIVREMTYEKAHRIYGDPLPEIVSARLERELKAIIGHGFSVLYLSAQKLVKKSLDNGYLVGSRGSVGSSLVAFMMGITEVNALYPHYICTDPNCKYSEFIEKEGAGVDLPEKNCPKCGKPLKRDGHSIPFEVFMGFDGDKVPDIDLNFSGEYQSEIHRYCEELFGKSNVFKAGTISTLADKNAIGYVKKYYEDHHLNISKAEIIRKASKVEGAKKTTGQHPGGMVIVPKYKEVFDFCPIQHPANDMQNDSITTHFDYHVMDEQLVKLDILGHDDPTTIKMLQEYTGVNVYDIPIADPETLKIFSGTEVLGVTPEEIGSVVGTYGVPEFGTGFVRQMLEDTLPKTFAELVRISGLSHGTDVWLNNAQEFIREGTATLSEVITVRDDIMNYLIDSGMEKVTAFKIMEFVRKGKPSKEPENWEKFSNMMKEKNVKEWYIESCKRIKYMFPKGHAVAYVMMAMRIAYFKIHYPLAFYAAYLTRKMEDFDFEMMGSKELAKAKLEELNKEPKLDVKKKTQMAICEIVLEMYARGFEFLGIDLYKSEGFRFTIEDGKIRVPLMGISGLGASVVENIIAERNIEKFISYEDLKRRTKMSTTVLDKLKTLNAVKNLSDTNQISLF from the coding sequence ATGAGTAGAAAGATTTTAATTAAATCTAGACCAGACTTTTTCCATAGTGTTGGAGCTAAAAATTTACTGGTAAAAGAAATTGTATATGAAGAATTATATAAAAAATTAAAAATAAGTTGCCAGTTAAAAGACCCAACTTTTTTAGGTGAAACAGATATAGTAACAACAGATTTACAAAAAAAGTTTGGAGAGAGTCTTTCTGTAGAATTTAATATAGAATATGAAAATCTACAAATTACTCAAAAAATTTTAACTGAAATTATAGAAAAAGCAATAGAAAAATTAAAACTTAGAAATGCTGTTTCAAAATCTTTTTTATTTCTTTATAGAGTCAGAGTAGAAGAAAAAAATATCTATATAGAATTAAAAAATGATATGGCAATAGCTACTTTATATGAATCAAAAATAAATTTAAAATTAGAAACTTTATTATCTGAATTTGGAATAAATGATTTTAAAATATCTTTTGTTCCTGGAGATTTTTCTAAAGAGATAAGTGAAATTGAAAAAGAAAAAGAAAATAAAATTATAACTTTAAGCCAAAAATTAGATAGTGAAAATGAAAAAAATTCTCAAGCTCCAAAAGAGGAAAATAATAATCAAAATAATGAAAAGAAATTTAATGCTGTAGCTTTTAGAAAAACTAAGGAAATTAAAGGAAAATCTATATCTATAGATGAATTTTCAGAAATTTTTGATAATGATATTTGTGTTATAGAAGGGGAAGTTTTTAATTTTGAGAAAAAAGAATTAAAAACAGGAAATCTTCTTTATGTTATGAGAATAACAGACAATAAAAATTCTGTTACTACAAAAATGTTTGTAAAACCAGATGAAAATTTGGAAGTTAAAGTTGGAGATTTTATAAAAGTAAGTGGAAGAAAACAAATAGATACATTTAATGAAAATGAAGAAATATTATTAGTATCTTCACTTAATAAAATGGAAAAAACTAAAACTTCAAAAGAAGATACTTCTGAAGAAAAGATGGTGGAGCTACATACTCATAGTAAAATGAGTGAGATGGTTGGAGTTACAGAGATAGGAGATTTAATAAAAAGAGCTAAATCTTATGGACATACAAGTATGGCAATTACAGACTATTCTGTAGTTCATACCTTCCCTTTTGCATTTAAGCAAACTAAAAAAGATGAGAATTTTAAGGTTATTTTAGGTTGTGAAATGTATATGGTAGATGATACTAAACAGATGATTAATAACCCAAAAGATATTCCTATAGAAAATGAAAACTTTGTAGTTTTTGACTTAGAAACAACAGGGCTTAATTCTCATGAACATGAAATTATAGAAATTGGTGCTATAAAAATGGAAGGCACAAGAATTGTTGATAAGTTTTCTAAATTTGTAAAGCCTAAACGAGCTGTTCCTGAGAAAATTAAGAATTTAACAAATATAACAGAAGGAATGTTAGAAAGTGCTGAACCTATAGAAGTAGTATTACCAGAATTTATGGAATTTGTTGGTAATTCTACAATGGTAGCTCATAATGCTAAATTTGATATGAGTTTTATAAGAAGAGATTGTAAAAAAATTCTAAATATTGATTATGACCCGAGTGTTATAGATACTCTTCAAATGGCAAGGGATATATTTCCAGATTTAAAAGGTTATGGATTAGGTCATCTTACAAAAAAATTAGGAGTTGCTTTAGAAAGTCACCATAGAGCAGTTGATGACTCACAAGCAACTGCTGGAATGTTTAAAATTTTCCTTGAAAAATATTATGAAAAAGGTGTAAAAAAAGTTTCAGAAATAAATGGAACTTTTCCTATAAATATTCAAAAACAAGATACTATAAATATTATAGTTCTTGCTAAAAATTTAGTTGGATTAAAAAATATTTATAAACTTGTGTCATTTGCTCATAAAGATAATTTTGGAAATAAAAAGCCAAGAGTTAAGAAATCAGAAATTTTAGCTCATAGAGATGGAATATTTGTAGGTGCATGTAACACAGTTCATTTTATGAATAATGGAGAACTTGCTATAAACTATCTTGATTATAATTTTAAAGAGATGGAGAAAGCTGTTGATTTTTATGATTATGTAGAACTTCTTCCAAAAGAAAATTATAATGAATTTATAGAAGAAGATGGAACTAATAGAATAATGTCTTATAAAGCTATAGAAGAAATGAACAAATATCTTTATGATTTAGCTAAAAGACATAATAAGTTAGTAACAGGAAGTTCTAATGTTCATTATCTTGAAAGAGAAGAAAAAGATATAAGAAGTATTTTATTATATGGTAGTGGAAATGTATTTAACGAAAGACAATATACTATTGATAATGGATTTTATTTCAGAACTACTGATGAGCTATTAAAAGAGTTTTCTTATTTAGGAGAAGATATAGCTCATGAAATAGTTATTACAAATACAAATAAAATTTCTAATGAAATAGAAAAAGTTCAACCTATACCAGATGGATTTTATCCACCAGAGCTTGATAATGCAGAAAATATAGTTAGAGAAATGACTTATGAAAAAGCTCATAGAATTTATGGAGACCCTCTTCCAGAAATAGTTTCAGCTCGTCTTGAAAGAGAGTTAAAAGCTATTATAGGACATGGATTTTCAGTTTTATATTTATCAGCTCAAAAATTGGTTAAAAAATCTTTGGATAATGGATATTTAGTAGGGTCAAGAGGTTCAGTTGGTTCTTCGTTAGTTGCTTTTATGATGGGAATTACAGAGGTTAATGCTCTATATCCTCATTATATTTGTACAGACCCAAATTGTAAATATTCAGAATTTATTGAAAAAGAGGGAGCTGGAGTTGACTTACCGGAAAAAAATTGTCCAAAATGTGGTAAACCTTTAAAAAGAGATGGACATTCAATTCCATTTGAAGTTTTCATGGGATTTGATGGAGATAAGGTTCCAGATATCGACTTAAACTTTTCAGGGGAATATCAATCAGAAATTCATAGATATTGTGAAGAATTATTCGGAAAATCTAATGTCTTTAAGGCTGGAACAATATCAACTTTAGCTGATAAAAACGCCATTGGTTATGTAAAAAAATATTATGAAGACCATCATTTGAATATTTCAAAAGCAGAAATTATTAGAAAAGCTTCAAAGGTAGAGGGAGCTAAAAAAACAACAGGACAACATCCAGGTGGAATGGTTATAGTTCCTAAATATAAAGAAGTTTTTGATTTTTGTCCAATACAACATCCAGCTAATGATATGCAAAATGATTCTATTACTACTCATTTTGATTACCATGTTATGGATGAACAATTAGTAAAATTAGATATACTAGGGCATGATGACCCGACAACTATAAAAATGTTACAAGAATATACAGGGGTAAATGTTTATGATATTCCTATTGCTGACCCTGAAACTTTAAAAATATTTTCAGGAACAGAAGTTTTAGGAGTTACTCCTGAAGAGATTGGCTCTGTTGTAGGAACTTATGGAGTTCCAGAGTTTGGTACAGGATTTGTAAGACAAATGTTGGAAGATACTTTACCAAAAACTTTTGCTGAACTTGTTAGAATTTCTGGACTTTCTCATGGAACAGATGTTTGGCTTAATAATGCTCAAGAATTTATTCGTGAGGGAACAGCAACCCTATCAGAAGTTATTACAGTAAGAGACGACATTATGAACTATTTAATAGATAGTGGAATGGAAAAAGTTACAGCTTTCAAAATAATGGAGTTTGTAAGAAAAGGAAAACCATCTAAAGAACCTGAGAATTGGGAAAAATTCTCAAATATGATGAAAGAAAAAAATGTAAAAGAGTGGTATATAGAATCTTGTAAAAGAATAAAATATATGTTCCCTAAAGGACATGCTGTGGCTTATGTTATGATGGCTATGAGAATAGCTTATTTTAAAATTCACTATCCATTGGCTTTTTATGCAGCTTATCTTACTCGTAAGATGGAGGATTTTGATTTTGAAATGATGGGAAGTAAGGAATTAGCAAAAGCAAAATTAGAAGAACTTAATAAAGAGCCCAAACTTGATGTTAAGAAAAAAACACAGATGGCTATATGTGAAATTGTTTTAGAGATGTATGCTAGAGGGTTTGAATTTTTAGGAATTGATTTATATAAATCAGAAGGATTTAGATTTACAATAGAGGATGGAAAAATAAGAGTTCCATTAATGGGAATATCTGGATTAGGAGCAAGTGTAGTAGAAAATATTATAGCTGAAAGAAATATTGAAAAATTTATTTCTTATGAAGATTTAAAAAGAAGAACAAAAATGTCAACTACTGTTTTAGATAAATTAAAAACTCTTAATGCAGTAAAAAATCTAAGCGATACAAATCAAATTAGTTTATTTTAG